The following coding sequences are from one Ornithodoros turicata isolate Travis chromosome 1, ASM3712646v1, whole genome shotgun sequence window:
- the LOC135397824 gene encoding density-regulated protein homolog, producing the protein MTAKPPLPVGPQPGVTYPIEVIYCGECTMPLEYCEYYPDAQKCKEWLQKNLPEEFERRLNVADDSQPGAGGDEEKKRQKRGGKGMVKAKKKVEKDKRICLSRASRGKKKFVTVVTGLSTFDIDLKDASKFFSHKFSCGSSVTGDDEIVIQGDVKDEVFDVITEKWPEIDEDLIEDLGDQSR; encoded by the exons ATGACAGCCAAACCTCCTCTACCGGTGGGACCACAGCCGGGGGTTACCTATCCGATTGAAGTCATCTACTGCGGTGAGTGCACCATGCCTCTGGAGTACTGCGAGTATTATCCCGATGCACAAAAGTGCAAAGAATGGCTCCAGAAAAACCTCCCAGAAGAATTCGAACGCCGGCTAAACGTTGCTGACGATTCCCAGCCTGGAGCAGGAGGGGATGAAGAAAAGAAGCGACAAAAGCGTGGCGGCAAAGGGATGGTGAAAGCGAAGAAGAAGGTAGAAAAGGACAAGAGGATATGCTTATCCAGGGCATCCAG GGGCAAAAAGAAGTTTGTGACCGTTGTCACTGGGTTGAGTACATTTGACATCGACCTGAAAGATGCTTCAAAGTTTTTCTCCCACAAGTTTTCCTGTGGCTCTTCAGTGACTGGAGATGATGAGATTGTCATTCAGGGTGATGTGAAAGATGAAGTCTTTGACGTCATTACTGAGAAGTGGCCAGAAATTGATGAGGACCTAATCGAGGACCTCGGAGACCAGTCCCGTTAG
- the LOC135377740 gene encoding Fanconi anemia core complex-associated protein 24-like translates to MDTSYVTQLTTDVIRKDVRVPVGSVMVADKWANTELLTVLKKVGRPIVSHDLGLVDFYPSSNSAVLYATEGDLIDESVLKRKIVKLRKNNSKNAYVFAELTQMSKAHYDSIQRFSVLELDIPVLPVACQAEAAQLLADMEHVANSEQRNPFLLKWRAPPPSTSMATALKTIPGIGEVKVNAILKEYNNLKSVSEATLDDLTRIIGAAAASKVFNFFRKDCHGGRQF, encoded by the exons ATGGATACTAGTTACGTTACACAGCTTACAACGGACGTAATACGGAAGGATGTTCGCGTTCCAGTGGGTAGCGTCATGGTGGCGGATAAATGGGCGAATACAGAACTGCTAACAGTTCTCAAGA AAGTGGGGCGTCCCATTGTATCACATGATCTGGGTCTGGTTGACTTCTATCCAAGTAGTAACAGCGCCGTCCTATATGCTACTGAAGGAGACTTGATCGATGAGTCTGTTCTCAAACGAAAAATCGTGAAGCTGAGAAAG AACAATTCCAAGAATGCCTATGTCTTTGCAGAACTTACGCAAATGTCTAAAGCACATTATGATAGCATCCAGAGGTTTTCTGTCCTGGAACTCGATATTCCAGTTTTACCCGTTGCCTGCCAAGCTGAGGCAGCACAGTTACTGGCTGACATG GAACATGTGGCAAATTCAGAACAACGTAATCCTTTCTTACTGAAGTGGAGAGCCCCTCCTCCATCTACTTCCATGGCTACAGCACTGAAAACAATTCCTGGTATCGGTGAAGTGAAAGTAAATGCTATCCTCAAAGAATATAACA ATTTGAAGTCAGTTTCTGAAGCCACCTTGGACGACCTAACAAGAATAattggtgctgctgctgcttctaAAGTCTTCAACTTCTTTAGGAAAGACTGTCATGGTGGAAGACAGTTCTAG